The Leptospira neocaledonica genome contains a region encoding:
- a CDS encoding DNA polymerase domain-containing protein, with amino-acid sequence MNLRTTKGYLFDVYHAEDMVYLWLKNEKGESQLFLDKFYPIIYARGEADLLKKLVKRLFELDAIQEIPVYENRNLFYENKTVPVLKIIITRPSILPKISRKLFALYGKFEIYHSDLDLPTSYMFQKGLFPLCKMEIDYTEDPGAKRVVNIRTEDSPKEMDYEVPKFKIIRLELKKSHRINIENNPLIVRTETDYHELSGTNPRRLLEKLDILLKEEDPDILLTRYGDQVILPYLFYQSQKQGFLPALDRDRTTPIRRNISTKGTSYFTYGNIVFRAPSYPLFGRWHIDSKNSFVYKEADLMGVVELARLSRLPMQKMARASTGKALTYIETDVALRRGYLVPWQKSAVEAPKTALQLLEADKGGLVFQPDISYGKTAENVAQLDFAQMYPSIMAMHNISPECVNCLCCSNDETVPKAPDIGYRICNKRKGVVSEALEHVLERRAYYKKQSKISSGEQLANYEAKQASLKWMLVTSFGYLGYRNAKFGRLESHESVNAFGREKLLLAKETAEEFGYEFVHAITDSIFIKNYNSSPLTSSELDSLCLEIQKRTGIRMEVDGIYSWLLFPPSSQDSEMPVANRYMGRFQSGKLKCRGIGARRKDLPTFITSAQYEMLEWMKTKISIQDLKESESEILAIYHKYDAMIRQNHITPENLLLVKSSSRELEEYEVMGATALSMMKLKDFGMDVQAGEKIKYLVLNQRAKTKDRRYMPEEELQLYPNKIKNTGFDKEYYRKMLAGVFREVWAEFASFKDFDSLIDPQGRFDF; translated from the coding sequence ATGAATCTCCGAACTACCAAAGGATATCTGTTCGACGTTTATCATGCGGAGGACATGGTATATCTTTGGTTAAAAAATGAAAAAGGTGAATCCCAACTTTTTTTAGATAAATTTTATCCGATCATATATGCAAGAGGAGAGGCTGATCTACTTAAAAAATTAGTAAAACGTCTTTTCGAATTAGATGCCATCCAAGAAATTCCGGTTTACGAAAATAGAAACCTATTCTACGAAAATAAAACAGTTCCAGTCCTAAAAATTATAATCACCAGACCTTCTATCCTTCCCAAAATCAGCCGTAAATTATTCGCTCTATATGGAAAATTCGAGATTTATCATTCTGATCTGGATCTTCCGACCAGTTACATGTTTCAGAAAGGTCTATTTCCTTTATGCAAAATGGAGATCGATTACACTGAAGATCCTGGAGCAAAAAGGGTCGTAAATATCAGAACGGAAGACTCTCCTAAAGAAATGGATTATGAAGTTCCCAAATTCAAGATCATACGTTTGGAACTCAAAAAAAGCCATAGGATCAATATAGAAAATAATCCTTTGATCGTAAGAACCGAAACGGATTACCATGAATTGTCCGGAACAAATCCCAGGAGATTATTAGAAAAATTAGATATACTTTTAAAAGAAGAAGATCCGGATATTCTTCTGACCCGGTACGGAGACCAGGTCATTCTACCTTATTTATTCTACCAATCCCAAAAACAAGGATTTCTGCCCGCACTGGACAGAGATAGGACCACTCCCATCCGAAGAAATATCAGCACCAAAGGAACCAGTTATTTTACTTATGGAAATATAGTGTTTAGAGCACCTTCTTATCCTTTATTCGGAAGATGGCATATTGATTCCAAAAACAGTTTCGTATATAAGGAAGCAGATCTAATGGGAGTTGTAGAACTCGCGAGACTTTCCAGACTCCCTATGCAAAAAATGGCAAGAGCATCCACAGGCAAGGCACTCACCTATATTGAAACGGATGTGGCCTTAAGAAGAGGCTATCTGGTTCCTTGGCAAAAAAGTGCGGTAGAAGCTCCTAAAACGGCGCTCCAATTATTGGAGGCGGACAAAGGAGGATTAGTTTTTCAGCCGGATATCAGCTATGGAAAAACGGCGGAGAATGTCGCCCAATTGGACTTTGCTCAGATGTATCCCAGCATCATGGCAATGCATAATATTTCTCCAGAATGTGTGAACTGCTTATGTTGTAGCAACGACGAAACAGTTCCGAAGGCTCCGGATATAGGATATCGTATATGCAATAAACGTAAAGGAGTAGTTTCTGAAGCCTTAGAGCATGTCTTAGAGAGAAGAGCCTATTACAAAAAACAATCCAAGATCAGCTCCGGAGAACAATTGGCAAATTATGAAGCAAAACAAGCCAGTTTAAAATGGATGTTAGTCACTTCTTTCGGATATTTGGGTTATAGGAATGCAAAATTCGGAAGATTAGAAAGTCACGAAAGTGTAAACGCTTTCGGAAGAGAAAAACTTCTACTCGCAAAAGAGACCGCAGAAGAATTCGGCTATGAATTCGTTCATGCGATCACCGACAGTATATTTATTAAAAACTATAATTCTTCTCCATTAACTTCCTCTGAATTGGATTCTCTGTGTTTAGAAATACAAAAACGAACCGGGATCAGAATGGAAGTAGATGGAATCTATAGCTGGTTACTTTTTCCTCCTTCCAGTCAAGATTCTGAAATGCCTGTGGCAAATAGGTACATGGGAAGATTCCAATCCGGAAAATTGAAATGTAGAGGAATTGGAGCCAGAAGAAAGGACCTACCGACCTTTATCACAAGCGCCCAATATGAAATGTTGGAATGGATGAAAACTAAGATTAGTATCCAAGATCTGAAAGAATCCGAATCCGAAATTTTAGCCATCTATCATAAATACGATGCCATGATCCGTCAAAACCATATTACGCCCGAAAATCTACTGCTTGTCAAATCCAGCTCCAGAGAATTGGAAGAATACGAAGTAATGGGAGCTACCGCACTTTCCATGATGAAACTTAAGGATTTCGGAATGGATGTGCAAGCAGGAGAAAAAATAAAATACTTAGTATTGAACCAAAGAGCTAAAACCAAGGACAGAAGATATATGCCTGAAGAAGAATTACAACTCTATCCGAACAAGATCAAAAATACAGGTTTCGACAAAGAATATTATAGAAAAATGTTAGCCGGGGTCTTCAGAGAAGTTTGGGCAGAATTTGCATCCTTCAAGGATTTTGATTCCCTTATAGACCCTCAAGGAAGATTCGATTTCTAA